GAGTTTTGCTCGGTCCACCACTGCAACAACATCGGGTAACTTTGGGCGGGAGCATCAATGCGCCAATACAGTTGTGGGGCGAGATAGTCGGCCCAACCTTGTTGCATCCACTTTAGGGCATCGGCGTACAGGCGATCGTAAGCATCTAATCCTTGAGCCTTGGGAGGCTGTCCAGGGCGATAAATCCCAAAAGGGCTGATGCCAAATTTGACATGACGTTTCGTGGCTCGAATCCCGGTGGCAAGGCGCTGAATCAGTTGATTGACATTCTCCCGTCGCCAATCTCCCAAGGAGAGTGTACCGCCTTTTGCTTGGTACGCCTGATAGGTTTTCTCGTCTGGAAATGGCTGATTTGCGAGCGGATAAGGATAAAAATAATCATCCAAATGTATCCCATCTACGTCATAGCGGCGAACTACGTCCAAAATCACGTTGTAAGACAAATCTTGGACTACTTTTGCTCCTGGGTCCATCCACAGCTCATCTCCATACGGTAGAACGGCTTCTGGATGCGTTACCGCAATATGGGGAGCAGCTAAAGATTTGTCTTGTCTATCGGTTCTAGCGCGGTAGGGATTGAACCAAGCATGAAACTCCATATTGCGCTGATGGCATTGCGCGATCGCAAACTCCAAAGGATCGTAGAACGGCTCTGGGGCTTTTCCTTGCGTCCCGGTTAACCAGCTACTCCAAGGCTCTAGCTGTGAAGCATACAGGGCATCTCCTTCTGGTCGCACTTGCAGAATCACCGCATTGATGTTCAACGCTTGGAACTGATCTAATAATCTGACAAACTCTGCCTTTTGTTGCTCTACAGATAGCTTTGAAGAAGAGGGCCAATCGCGGTTCCAGACCGATGTTACCCACACGCCGCGGAATTCCCTGGTATGAGATACGGCGGCAGTGCGCTGATAATTCACAATGTAGTTGGATGAAATGACAGGTGCTTGTCCCAAATACACCAGGGTCTGATAGAGCAGGGCGGCAACTTCCGCTCTGGTGGCAGCTTGGGCAGGATTCAACCGCTTCAGGTCTGGGTAGTTGACGATCATCCCTGCACTGGTAGCCGCTGCGATCGCCTCAGTCGCATAGCCGGGAATTTGAGCTGCATCTTGATACACCGTTGGTAGAGCCGCTTTGAGATCGGCCGCAACCATTTTGTTGATGCCCAAGCCATTCACCAGGGAAACCAAAACCTGAGCCCGAATAATCTTTTCGTTCGGTTGAAACTGATTATTGGGATAGCCAGACAGAAACCCCGTTTCGTAAGTTTTCTGGATGGCTGTTCGCGCCCAGTGGGTAGTAGGCACATCAACAAACGGCACATAGGGACGAATGGCGGGCTTGGGAAAGGTCGCTTGCATCAAAGCCGCAAACTCGGCCCGCGTGATGGATTGGTTGGGCCGAAAGGTACCATCCTCAAACCCTTTAATGATGTTACGGTGCGCCAAATTCTCAATAAAAGCACGAGCCCAATGAGTTTGAATATCCGGGAAGCGAGCAGTCGTGTAAACCATCAGTAACCTCAATGTAAATGCAGCGACTGGTTTATATTTTTCCCAGGCCAAGCACGCTCATTTGCACTCGGCCTAGAGCCAAATTAGTACTTCCCCCAAGCTGCCTGGTTGGTAGCGATTGCTAGCTCATCTATGAGCCGTAGATTGGTACGAGTTTAGCGCCAGAATATACATCTTCTGCACTGCATCTAGAATCCCTTAAACTTGCTCCTGTTCCTGACAGTACCAAACCCTATCTCTTTGGCAGCAAAGCTTGATGAAATTCGAGATAGGTGATTTTCCTCTAGCTATTCAGTGATATCAACTAGTTTGGTAAGCGCGATCGCACCAGAACGAGTTAGTACGCATAACAATAGTTACACCAAATTTACTTAACCTTGGCCTAAATAATTAATAACACTGTCGTACCACTTCCAGAGTAGCAGCTCTAGATTACAGAACATTGTCGTATAAAAAATAGCTTTGGGCTCATTAAAACTTCAAAGTAGCTCATACAAGCTTTTTGGAATCAGCTCCACAAGCATTAGACAATGATGGATTTAGGCTAAGCCTAGGTATTTATAAGTACTTTAAAATTAATTTCCTAGTATATTTTTTTGATAAATCATACTTAGATGCTTCGCTGTCTCCGTACAAATCATGTCAACTTATATACAGAGACCTCTTTAATAGTGCTCAGAGTAAAAAAATGAGCCGAGAAATACGTAGATAAAAGGTACTTTTGATACCTAAATTGATCTGTCTCTCAAGGGGTCTCAATCATCAACATTCACCCAATGAGAGCAATGAACTTCGTATCTAACCTTTGGAAAACCGGAACGGTTGCAGCGCTTGGTGCTCTTTTTTCGGTTGGCTTACCACTAGTAGTACGACCTGCGATCGCGAGCTATGCTCCGGAACAAGAACCCAACAATGATTTGTTTACAGAAGCCCAGAGCCTGGATTCCTTGTTTTCGCTCGATTGGGATGAAGACATTTTGAATTCTTTGGAAATCCCCCATGCCTCTATTTGGGGTAGTGGTTTTTCAGAGTGCATCACGCAAGATGAGTGCCTAGATGAATTCGACTTTTACTCATTCACAGTTCCTACAGGCAAGCGGACTTTTAGTTTCTTTGACATCGATCGCACAACTGGAGATCTAGACACTCAACTCTTTTTGTTCGATCGCATACCAGATTTGACTTTACTCGCTTTCAACGACGATGCTTTAGCCAGTTTAGGAGCTAAGGGTAGTCAGGCAAGTTGCTCAATTTTTGATCCCAACTTCTCTTGTGATTCTTTTTTGGGATTCAACCTGAGTAACCCAGGCACTTACTACTTAGGTGTCAACTTTATTCCTCCCGCTACAGCAGGCCGAATAGAAGGTAACTACACATTGCATGTTTCCTTACGGACTGAAGACGTGCCTGCAAGTGTTCCTGAGCCTGCTTCTGGATTGGGGCTTCTCAGTGTAGGTGCTCTAGGTGCAAGAGCGATCCACAAGCGAAAGAAAGCTACTGGTCTAGACCAAGCTGCTTAAACTTCACCTAATACTGTGATTAGGTCAAAGGAGCGATCGCCTGTAGAAGCAATATCAGTAAGCGTTGAAGATACAGGTATTAATAGTAACTTCACAAAGCTGCCGGGCTTCTAAGGTCTAGTAATACCAAGAGGAACAGGCGATCGCCTAAGCAATTCAGTAACAACTAGCACAAAGTTTTAGTGAAAGTTACGTAGGTACTTGCATTATTACCTCTACGTAGTGCTTCAATCAGAAGTGATCGACATCTACCTAAAGACGTAGGTATTTACCTCATCCATTCAGAGCTATATGACTAGAGAAAGGAATATGTTTAACTTCCCTCTAGCCATCTGGCGAAGTTGCCTTCGGCTAACTTCCAAGATGCCTAGATTTAAAGGGAAACCGTTTAAGCACTTGCGGATTGCCATTCTATTTGCTCTGGCAATTTTTGCAGGTCAGGCGGTTTCATCTACTTTATCGGCTCAAACAGTTTCTGACTCGCTGCCACCACTAGTTTCGCTGAGTACGGTTCCAGTCCCCAAACCACCTAACATCAGTGAATACATCAAGAACGAAAAAGCAGCGATCGCTTTAGGAAAATCTCTGTTTTGGGATATGCAGGTAGGAAGCGATGGCGTGTTAGCTTGTGCCTCTTGTCACTTTAGCGCTGGCGCAGACAACCGCTCCAAAAACCAAATCAACCCTGCTTTAATTGCTGGGGACAAAACCTATCAAATTGGTGGCGCACCTAACTACCAATTGCAGGTCAGTGACTTTCCCTTTCACAAACTGGTAAACCCCGATGACCGCAACTCAACGGTGCTAGCGGATGCCAACGATGTTTCCTCTTCTCAGGGAGCATTCAATGGGTTCCTAACCGAGGTGGTGCCCCGTAAATCAGCCGATGCAGGGACCGTTGAGACAGACAACGACTCCTTCGAAATACAGGGCATTAATGTACGTCGGGTAGAGCCTCGCAACAGCCCCACCGTCATCAATGCTGTTTTTAACTTCCGTAACTTCTGGGATGGTCGAGCGCAGCATGAATTCAACGGACAAAATCCATTTGGCGATCGCGATCCCAATGCGCGAGTTCTAAAAACATCAGGATCAAGTGCCGATTGGGTAAGAATCAGCATTAAGAATTCCAGCTTGGCTTCTCAGGCAGTTGGCCCACCGCTGAGCGGATTTGAGATGTCCTTCCAAAAGCGCGGATTCGCTCAATTGGCACGAAAAATGCTCTCCCTGCGTCCGCTCTCTAAGCAGCAAGTCAGTTCTACAGATAGTGCTCTAGGGTCTTCTAGCCGCTATCCTTTACCTGGCCTCAAGACCTCTACCTACGCCACCTTGATTCGCAATGTCTTTCAAGATGTGTGGTGGAACAACACCAATACGATCGTAGAGTTTGATGCCAACAATAATCCAGTCTTAAAACCTCATCCTGGAACTCCTTTGGCAAGTAATCAATTTACCCAAATGGAGTACAACTTCCCCCTCTTCTTTGGTTTGGCAGTCCAAGCTTATGAAGCGACTTTGGTCTCTGACCAAACTCCTTTTGACAAATATGCTGTCGGAACCACTAGCGCTCTGACTGCCCAACAGAAGCACGGCTTAGAACTCTTCGAGGGTAAGGCAAAGTGTATTAACTGTCATAGTGGTCCAGAGTTTACCAACGCTTCTGTAGCGAACGTCAAAAACCAGAAAATCGAACGGATGCGGATGGGCGACAACAACGTTGCTGTCTATGACAATGGCTTCTACAATATTGCTGTGCGACCCACTGGGGAAGACTTGGGTGTAGGTGGTACCGATCCATTTGGTAAGCCGCTATCGTTTAGCAAGCTGACTCAGCAAGAAGTGGCTGCGGGTGCGCCTGCTCCTGTCTTGGAGGGTGTTCCTGAAGAAAACATTGAGGCAGCACCGCTAGACCCGAATGAGCGAGTTGCCGTGAATGGAGCCTTCAAAACTCCAACGCTGCGTAACGTGGAACTCACTGGGCCTTACTTCCACAACGGCGGTCAGCTCACTCTACGTCAAGTGGTGGAATTCTATAACCGAGGCGGAGAC
The Trichocoleus sp. FACHB-46 genome window above contains:
- a CDS encoding family 10 glycosylhydrolase; this translates as MVYTTARFPDIQTHWARAFIENLAHRNIIKGFEDGTFRPNQSITRAEFAALMQATFPKPAIRPYVPFVDVPTTHWARTAIQKTYETGFLSGYPNNQFQPNEKIIRAQVLVSLVNGLGINKMVAADLKAALPTVYQDAAQIPGYATEAIAAATSAGMIVNYPDLKRLNPAQAATRAEVAALLYQTLVYLGQAPVISSNYIVNYQRTAAVSHTREFRGVWVTSVWNRDWPSSSKLSVEQQKAEFVRLLDQFQALNINAVILQVRPEGDALYASQLEPWSSWLTGTQGKAPEPFYDPLEFAIAQCHQRNMEFHAWFNPYRARTDRQDKSLAAPHIAVTHPEAVLPYGDELWMDPGAKVVQDLSYNVILDVVRRYDVDGIHLDDYFYPYPLANQPFPDEKTYQAYQAKGGTLSLGDWRRENVNQLIQRLATGIRATKRHVKFGISPFGIYRPGQPPKAQGLDAYDRLYADALKWMQQGWADYLAPQLYWRIDAPAQSYPMLLQWWTEQNSQRRHIYVGNHLSKLDSIKWPVAEVEQQIAITRSMAAQLALGNIFFSAKPLLDNRLGITDTFKNALYTKLALAPAMTWLSSDRPSLPINLKLQNGTLTWSTTANSTVRSWTLYQQSGETWTLQRILPADTRTVTLIPGTYALCTVDRLANESAGVLITVK
- a CDS encoding PPC domain-containing protein; the protein is MNFVSNLWKTGTVAALGALFSVGLPLVVRPAIASYAPEQEPNNDLFTEAQSLDSLFSLDWDEDILNSLEIPHASIWGSGFSECITQDECLDEFDFYSFTVPTGKRTFSFFDIDRTTGDLDTQLFLFDRIPDLTLLAFNDDALASLGAKGSQASCSIFDPNFSCDSFLGFNLSNPGTYYLGVNFIPPATAGRIEGNYTLHVSLRTEDVPASVPEPASGLGLLSVGALGARAIHKRKKATGLDQAA
- a CDS encoding cytochrome-c peroxidase; the encoded protein is MPRFKGKPFKHLRIAILFALAIFAGQAVSSTLSAQTVSDSLPPLVSLSTVPVPKPPNISEYIKNEKAAIALGKSLFWDMQVGSDGVLACASCHFSAGADNRSKNQINPALIAGDKTYQIGGAPNYQLQVSDFPFHKLVNPDDRNSTVLADANDVSSSQGAFNGFLTEVVPRKSADAGTVETDNDSFEIQGINVRRVEPRNSPTVINAVFNFRNFWDGRAQHEFNGQNPFGDRDPNARVLKTSGSSADWVRISIKNSSLASQAVGPPLSGFEMSFQKRGFAQLARKMLSLRPLSKQQVSSTDSALGSSSRYPLPGLKTSTYATLIRNVFQDVWWNNTNTIVEFDANNNPVLKPHPGTPLASNQFTQMEYNFPLFFGLAVQAYEATLVSDQTPFDKYAVGTTSALTAQQKHGLELFEGKAKCINCHSGPEFTNASVANVKNQKIERMRMGDNNVAVYDNGFYNIAVRPTGEDLGVGGTDPFGKPLSFSKLTQQEVAAGAPAPVLEGVPEENIEAAPLDPNERVAVNGAFKTPTLRNVELTGPYFHNGGQLTLRQVVEFYNRGGDFHEANINDLDPDIVNLGLTETEKDDLVAFMKALTDERVRNRKAPFDHPQLFIPNGHPGDTQSVTNDGTGNATDSLLNIPAVGASGGKPLPYFLNVSPMANLTPTTTTSTTSTNSLEGSITQQDCPAGTTLKFISGGYACM